In one window of Streptomyces griseus subsp. griseus DNA:
- a CDS encoding CDP-glycerol glycerophosphotransferase family protein, translating into MASLEAIPEELSRLMKYFPETPAEERPAFHSAAKDFLDRAAPKIVRQFSPMARVKWHLAASGRGEELAGLLHYERENPGAFSVKGLRRARIELPGIESSSLPSSVRNFNRSELPVRGKLLDLVWEDGKLVVKGYAYIPNVPSATGKRSLRVAVLRRQGSRSTLPLRLRTVEEPRATTEAKGALHNYDWSGFEIGIDPGRLRVRGQWQSGTWRLGIGIPRPGGMSVGSITKNNAGAAGHSYTRSLDDGVRLVAGFDRNRLKLTVDVVPAEIDSQKVDGDTLTVTLRSRVTAPAGKYPTALRIDHEPSGYATDLPLQQTGTGDDGWLRHTAKLPLADLPVDGITPGKSRKYRALIVFADGTTRRATNGENLNTGVHPLPDGRELAILTDGAGNFTPQLRTVQPVVDSVEWTADGELLLSGAYTGPAEQMKMVLRHTGRNEDRPLPVDFADGRFTARLRPDTMPTYEGTVPLRAGRWMPRLRLRTEWDHTRDLPVTLRPDLVSVLPLSHRGERRTYTVERLDFDRLFIESGPVLGPELRGAYRQRLMRDVYTPEQRKLPLREAVLYNSFGGKQFSDSPRAVYEELKRRGTDVEHIAMVHDQQVVLPPGVRGVEWGSTEWYEALARSRYVVTNGGIREWFVRREGQVVVQTWHGTPLKRIGADLLGTPKANLAYIASLPQRSRQYSLFITPNAFTTPIMTNSFRLQCEVLEAGYPRNDVFHAPDRVKRAAAVREKLGIPAGKKVVLYAPTWRDDQRYGGRRFKLDNQIDVEAARRELGEDHVLLYRKHHKVLDSIPGAGQGFVHDVTYYPDIADLYLIADVLITDYSSVLFDFAHSGRPMLFFTYDLEHYRDTLRGFYFDFTSRAPGPLIKTSEDLVAAIRNIDEVSEEYKEKYAQFRVDFCEPSDGRAAARVVDRMLAVKDEQQR; encoded by the coding sequence GCTGGCGGGCCTGCTCCACTACGAACGGGAGAACCCGGGCGCCTTCTCCGTCAAGGGTTTGCGGCGGGCCCGCATCGAGCTGCCCGGCATCGAAAGCTCCTCGCTGCCGTCCTCGGTGCGCAACTTCAACCGCAGCGAACTCCCCGTACGCGGAAAGCTCCTGGACCTCGTCTGGGAGGACGGCAAGCTCGTCGTCAAGGGCTACGCCTACATCCCCAACGTCCCCTCGGCCACCGGCAAACGCTCCCTGCGCGTCGCCGTGCTCCGCCGCCAGGGCAGCCGCTCCACCCTCCCGCTGCGCCTGCGCACGGTCGAGGAGCCCCGCGCCACCACCGAGGCCAAGGGCGCCCTGCACAACTACGACTGGTCCGGCTTCGAGATCGGCATCGACCCGGGCCGGCTGCGCGTCCGCGGCCAGTGGCAGTCCGGCACCTGGCGCCTGGGCATCGGCATCCCGCGCCCCGGCGGCATGTCCGTGGGCAGCATCACCAAGAACAACGCCGGCGCGGCCGGACACAGCTACACCCGCTCCCTCGACGACGGCGTCCGGCTCGTCGCCGGCTTCGACCGCAACCGGCTCAAACTCACCGTGGACGTCGTCCCCGCCGAGATCGACTCCCAGAAGGTGGACGGCGACACGCTCACCGTCACCCTCCGCTCCCGCGTGACGGCCCCCGCGGGCAAGTACCCCACCGCGCTCCGCATCGACCACGAGCCGAGCGGCTACGCCACCGACCTGCCGCTCCAGCAGACCGGCACCGGCGACGACGGCTGGCTCCGCCACACCGCGAAGCTGCCGCTGGCCGACCTCCCCGTCGACGGCATCACCCCCGGCAAGTCCCGCAAGTACCGCGCGCTCATCGTCTTCGCCGACGGCACCACCCGCCGCGCCACCAACGGCGAGAACCTGAACACCGGCGTCCACCCGCTGCCCGACGGGCGCGAGTTGGCGATCCTCACCGACGGCGCCGGGAACTTCACCCCGCAGCTGCGCACCGTCCAGCCGGTCGTCGACAGCGTCGAGTGGACCGCCGACGGCGAGCTGCTGCTCTCCGGCGCCTACACCGGCCCGGCCGAGCAGATGAAGATGGTGCTGCGCCACACCGGCCGCAACGAGGACCGCCCGCTGCCCGTCGACTTCGCCGACGGCCGCTTCACCGCCCGCCTGCGCCCCGACACCATGCCCACCTACGAGGGCACCGTGCCGCTGCGCGCCGGCCGCTGGATGCCGCGCCTGCGCCTGCGCACCGAGTGGGACCACACCCGCGACCTCCCCGTCACGCTCCGCCCCGACCTCGTCTCCGTGCTGCCGCTCTCCCACCGGGGCGAGCGCCGCACGTACACCGTGGAGCGCCTCGACTTCGACCGGCTCTTCATCGAGTCCGGCCCGGTCCTCGGCCCCGAGCTGCGCGGCGCCTACCGCCAGCGCCTCATGCGCGACGTCTACACCCCCGAGCAGCGCAAGCTGCCGCTGCGCGAGGCCGTGCTCTACAACAGCTTCGGCGGCAAGCAGTTCTCCGACTCGCCGCGCGCGGTCTACGAGGAGCTCAAGCGCCGGGGCACCGACGTGGAGCACATCGCGATGGTCCACGACCAGCAGGTCGTCCTGCCGCCCGGCGTGCGCGGCGTGGAGTGGGGCAGCACCGAGTGGTACGAGGCGCTGGCCCGCAGCCGGTACGTCGTCACCAACGGCGGCATCCGCGAGTGGTTCGTCCGCCGCGAGGGCCAGGTCGTCGTCCAGACCTGGCACGGCACCCCGCTCAAGCGCATCGGCGCCGATCTGCTCGGCACCCCCAAGGCGAACCTGGCCTACATCGCGAGCCTCCCGCAGCGCTCGCGCCAGTACAGCCTGTTCATCACGCCGAACGCCTTCACCACCCCGATCATGACCAACTCCTTCCGCCTCCAGTGCGAGGTGCTGGAGGCGGGCTACCCGCGCAACGACGTCTTCCACGCCCCCGACCGCGTCAAGCGCGCCGCGGCCGTACGGGAGAAGCTCGGCATCCCCGCGGGCAAGAAGGTCGTGCTGTACGCGCCCACCTGGCGCGACGACCAGCGCTACGGCGGCCGCCGCTTCAAGCTGGACAACCAGATCGACGTCGAGGCCGCCCGGCGCGAGCTCGGCGAGGACCACGTGCTGCTCTACCGCAAGCACCACAAGGTCCTCGACTCCATCCCCGGCGCCGGACAGGGCTTCGTCCACGACGTCACGTACTACCCGGACATCGCCGACCTGTACCTGATCGCCGACGTGCTGATCACGGACTACTCCTCGGTGCTGTTCGACTTCGCCCACTCCGGGCGGCCGATGCTCTTCTTCACGTACGACCTGGAGCACTACCGCGACACCCTGCGCGGCTTCTACTTCGACTTCACCTCCCGCGCCCCCGGACCGCTGATCAAGACCTCCGAGGACCTGGTCGCCGCGATCCGGAACATCGACGAGGTGAGCGAGGAGTACAAGGAGAAGTACGCCCAGTTCCGGGTCGACTTCTGCGAGCCCTCCGACGGGCGCGCCGCCGCCCGCGTCGTGGACCGGATGCTCGCCGTCAAGGACGAGCAGCAGCGCTGA